Proteins from a genomic interval of Stenotrophomonas sp. 24(2023):
- the gluQRS gene encoding tRNA glutamyl-Q(34) synthetase GluQRS, with protein MTSPIPCGRFAPSPTGLLHPGSLLAAFGSWLLARHHGGLWRLRIEDVDPPRTVPGAAQAQLQALAAFGLAADGPVLWQSERGDAYQAALDVLLAGGQAFVCHCSRSELAASGGIHHRCVARQPRPDPAVRFRVPPDSRVHFDDGLRGPQQQDVHAEVGDFVLRRADGCWAYQLAVVVDDAAQGVTEVVRGADLLDSTARQILLQQALGLAIPRYWHLPLLLDAPGHKLSKSLAALPVDATHPLPVLRALWALLGQQPAALDAATTLPALLDTACQAFNPTRLPRQDILLPPGALSAPMLQNPLSPT; from the coding sequence ATGACCTCCCCCATTCCCTGCGGCCGCTTCGCGCCCTCGCCGACCGGCCTGCTGCATCCCGGATCCCTGCTTGCCGCCTTCGGCAGCTGGCTGCTCGCCCGCCATCACGGCGGCCTGTGGCGGCTGCGCATCGAAGACGTCGACCCGCCGCGCACCGTGCCCGGTGCCGCGCAGGCCCAGCTGCAGGCACTGGCCGCATTCGGCCTGGCCGCCGATGGCCCGGTCCTGTGGCAGAGCGAACGTGGCGACGCCTACCAGGCTGCGCTGGACGTGCTGCTGGCCGGTGGCCAGGCCTTCGTCTGCCATTGCAGCCGCAGCGAACTGGCGGCCAGCGGCGGCATCCATCATCGCTGTGTGGCACGGCAACCGCGACCGGACCCCGCCGTCCGCTTCCGCGTGCCGCCGGACAGCCGCGTGCACTTCGACGACGGCCTGCGTGGCCCGCAACAGCAGGATGTACATGCCGAGGTCGGCGACTTCGTGCTGCGCCGTGCCGATGGCTGCTGGGCCTACCAGCTGGCGGTGGTGGTCGATGATGCCGCACAGGGCGTGACCGAAGTGGTGCGCGGTGCCGATCTGCTCGACTCCACCGCACGGCAGATCCTGCTGCAACAGGCCCTGGGCCTGGCGATCCCCCGCTACTGGCACCTGCCGCTGCTGCTCGATGCGCCCGGCCACAAACTGTCCAAGTCACTGGCGGCGTTGCCGGTGGATGCCACCCACCCGCTGCCGGTACTGCGCGCGCTGTGGGCGCTGCTGGGCCAGCAGCCTGCCGCACTGGACGCGGCCACGACGCTGCCCGCGCTGCTGGACACTGCCTGCCAGGCCTTCAACCCCACCCGGCTGCCGCGCCAGGACATCCTGTTGCCGCCGGGCGCACTTTCCGCGCCGATGTTGCAGAATCCCCTTTCCCCCACCTGA
- the htpX gene encoding protease HtpX has protein sequence MFTRIALFLATNLAVLILAGIVMSILGVDSRSMSGLLVMAGIFGFGGSFISLLLSKWMAKRSTGAVVITEPRNPTERWLLATVERQAKAAGIGMPEVAVYEGPEINAFATGANRNNALVAVSTGLLHNMSEDEAEAVLGHEIAHVANGDMITMALLQGVLNTFVIVLARVVGGIIDSALSGNREGGGRGFAYFIIVFVLEMVFGLFATMISMWFSRHREFRADAGGASLAGRQKMIAALQRLQLNHGQSTLPTQIAAFGIAGSTARKLFMSHPPLEERIAALQASTVA, from the coding sequence ATGTTCACCCGTATAGCCCTGTTCCTGGCCACCAACCTTGCGGTGCTGATCCTCGCCGGCATCGTGATGTCCATCCTGGGCGTGGACTCCCGTTCGATGAGCGGCCTGCTGGTCATGGCCGGCATCTTTGGTTTCGGTGGTTCCTTCATCTCGCTTCTGCTGTCCAAGTGGATGGCCAAGCGCTCCACCGGTGCGGTGGTGATCACCGAGCCGCGCAACCCGACCGAGCGCTGGCTGCTGGCCACCGTTGAGCGCCAGGCCAAGGCCGCCGGTATCGGCATGCCGGAAGTGGCGGTGTATGAAGGCCCGGAGATCAATGCCTTCGCTACCGGCGCCAACCGCAACAACGCGCTGGTGGCGGTGTCCACCGGCCTGCTGCACAACATGAGCGAGGACGAGGCCGAAGCGGTGCTGGGTCACGAGATCGCCCACGTCGCCAACGGTGACATGATCACCATGGCGCTGCTGCAGGGTGTGCTGAACACCTTCGTGATCGTGTTGGCCCGCGTGGTCGGCGGCATCATCGACAGCGCGCTGTCGGGCAACCGCGAAGGTGGTGGCCGCGGCTTCGCCTACTTCATCATCGTGTTCGTGCTGGAGATGGTATTCGGCCTGTTCGCCACCATGATCTCGATGTGGTTCTCGCGCCACCGCGAGTTCCGCGCCGACGCTGGCGGTGCCTCGCTGGCCGGCCGTCAGAAGATGATCGCCGCGCTGCAGCGCCTGCAGCTCAACCACGGCCAGAGCACCCTGCCGACCCAGATCGCGGCCTTCGGTATTGCCGGTTCGACCGCGCGCAAGCTGTTCATGAGCCACCCGCCGCTGGAAGAGCGCATCGCCGCGCTGCAGGCCTCGACCGTGGCGTAA
- the phaR gene encoding polyhydroxyalkanoate synthesis repressor PhaR: MAATRIIKKYPNRRLYDTEISSYITIEDVRQLILDGEDFEVRDAKSGDDLTRSVLLQIIADQEQDGEPMLSTQLLSQLIRFYGDSLQGFMGNYLERSMQVFLDQQQQFRQQMGNLLGQTPWAMMNQLTERNLELWQEFQRSMGAGWGGPRGGTGTGTGTGGTTGKPNEPSGTGGKTRR; encoded by the coding sequence ATGGCTGCGACCCGCATCATCAAGAAGTATCCGAACCGCCGTCTCTACGACACCGAAATTTCCAGCTACATCACCATCGAGGACGTGCGCCAGCTGATCCTGGACGGCGAGGACTTCGAAGTCCGCGACGCCAAGAGCGGCGACGACCTGACCCGTTCGGTCCTGCTGCAGATCATTGCCGACCAGGAACAGGACGGTGAGCCGATGCTGTCCACCCAGCTGCTGAGCCAGCTGATCCGCTTCTATGGCGATTCCCTGCAGGGCTTCATGGGCAACTACCTGGAGCGCAGCATGCAGGTCTTCCTGGACCAGCAGCAGCAGTTCCGCCAGCAGATGGGCAACCTGCTGGGCCAGACCCCGTGGGCGATGATGAACCAGCTGACCGAGCGCAACCTGGAGCTGTGGCAGGAATTCCAGCGCAGCATGGGCGCCGGCTGGGGCGGCCCGCGTGGCGGCACCGGTACGGGCACCGGCACCGGTGGCACCACCGGCAAGCCGAACGAGCC
- a CDS encoding RNA methyltransferase, with amino-acid sequence MSQFPAVPRIRFVLVGTQHPGNMGAAARALKTMGLARLVLVAPEKPLDEEAFRRSAGAEDVLGGSPVVATLAEAVADCHLVLGCTARARRVQLEELLPAVAAQRVADRAGEGAEVAVVFGRERTGLTNEELQLCHAAVHIPSDPAFSSLNLAAAVQVLAYEVRMRLLGVQPQALAAPEADPGFREQPASHDQLESFFGQLGQTLDEIDFHKGRAPESAMRKLRRLFLRAEPSEQEVRLLRGILADAQRMARLAGAQGEGG; translated from the coding sequence ATGTCCCAGTTTCCCGCCGTTCCCCGCATCCGATTCGTCCTGGTCGGCACCCAGCACCCCGGCAACATGGGCGCCGCCGCCCGTGCGCTGAAGACCATGGGCCTGGCCCGGCTGGTGCTGGTCGCCCCGGAAAAACCGCTGGACGAGGAGGCGTTCCGCCGCTCGGCCGGCGCCGAGGACGTGCTGGGGGGCTCGCCCGTGGTGGCGACCCTGGCCGAGGCGGTGGCCGATTGCCACCTGGTGCTGGGCTGCACCGCCCGGGCCCGCCGGGTGCAGCTGGAAGAGCTGCTGCCGGCCGTGGCTGCCCAGCGCGTGGCCGACCGCGCCGGCGAGGGCGCGGAGGTGGCGGTGGTGTTCGGGCGCGAGCGCACCGGCCTGACCAACGAGGAACTGCAGCTGTGCCACGCGGCCGTGCACATTCCGTCCGACCCGGCCTTCAGCTCGCTCAACCTGGCGGCGGCCGTGCAGGTGCTGGCCTATGAAGTGCGCATGCGCCTGCTGGGCGTGCAGCCGCAGGCCCTGGCCGCGCCGGAGGCCGACCCGGGCTTCCGCGAGCAGCCGGCCAGCCATGACCAGCTGGAGAGCTTCTTCGGCCAGCTGGGCCAGACCCTGGACGAGATCGATTTCCACAAGGGGCGCGCACCGGAGTCGGCCATGCGCAAGCTGCGCCGCCTGTTCCTGCGGGCCGAGCCGAGCGAACAGGAAGTACGCCTGCTGCGCGGCATCCTCGCCGATGCCCAGCGCATGGCCCGGCTGGCCGGTGCGCAGGGCGAGGGGGGCTGA
- a CDS encoding inositol monophosphatase family protein: MQKPAVTVMVKAARLAGNVLLRNINKLEALNVVQKGRMDYASEVDADAEKVIVKELKRAYPDYGIFGEEGGVQGESRYMWVIDPLDGTSNYLRGFPHYCVSIALVENGEPIDAVIFDPLRNELFTASRGAGAVFNDRRIRVADRKDLSGTMIHTGFAPRERARASSQLKAVDALLVQAEDVRRTGSAALDLAYVACGRADAYFEAGVKAWDIAAGVLLVREAGGKVCDFKGATLARMDNRGPETQQVVAGNLKVAESLQKVLVNTGYAAEFDAKF, from the coding sequence ATGCAGAAACCCGCCGTCACCGTCATGGTCAAGGCCGCCCGCCTCGCCGGCAACGTCCTGTTGCGCAACATCAACAAGCTCGAGGCCCTGAACGTGGTGCAGAAGGGGCGCATGGACTACGCCAGCGAAGTGGACGCGGACGCGGAAAAGGTCATCGTCAAGGAACTCAAGCGCGCCTACCCCGATTACGGCATCTTCGGCGAAGAAGGTGGCGTGCAGGGCGAGAGCCGTTACATGTGGGTGATCGACCCGCTGGACGGCACCAGCAACTACCTGCGCGGCTTCCCGCACTACTGCGTGTCCATTGCCCTGGTCGAGAACGGCGAGCCGATCGACGCGGTCATCTTCGACCCGCTGCGCAACGAGCTGTTCACCGCCAGCCGCGGCGCCGGCGCGGTGTTCAACGACCGCCGCATCCGCGTGGCCGACCGCAAGGACCTGTCCGGCACCATGATCCATACCGGCTTCGCCCCGCGCGAGCGCGCCCGTGCCAGCAGCCAGCTCAAGGCCGTCGACGCCCTGCTGGTGCAGGCCGAGGACGTGCGCCGCACCGGTTCGGCCGCGCTGGACCTGGCCTACGTGGCCTGCGGCCGCGCCGATGCCTACTTCGAGGCCGGCGTGAAGGCATGGGACATCGCCGCCGGTGTGCTGCTGGTGCGTGAGGCCGGTGGCAAGGTCTGCGACTTCAAGGGCGCGACCCTGGCCCGCATGGACAACCGTGGCCCGGAGACCCAGCAGGTCGTGGCCGGCAACCTGAAGGTGGCCGAGTCGCTGCAGAAGGTGCTGGTGAACACCGGTTACGCGGCCGAGTTCGACGCGAAGTTCTGA
- the phbB gene encoding acetoacetyl-CoA reductase, translating into MTSRVALVTGGTGGIGTAICQRLAEQGHRVATNYRDEAKARAWQQAMAERGYTIAIFPGDVAEPASADALVRAVEAELGPVEILVNNAGITRDTTFHRMRVDQWHDVINTNLNSVFNVTRPVIEGMRRRGWGRVIQISSINGLKGQYGQANYAAAKAGMHGFTISLARENAGFGITVNTISPGYVATDMVMAVPEEVRAKIIADIPTGRLGKPEEIAYGVSFLVADEAAWITGSNLDINGGHHMGW; encoded by the coding sequence ATGACATCTCGCGTCGCACTGGTCACCGGCGGTACCGGCGGCATCGGCACTGCCATCTGCCAGCGCCTGGCCGAGCAGGGCCACCGGGTCGCCACCAACTACCGCGACGAGGCCAAGGCCCGCGCCTGGCAGCAGGCGATGGCCGAACGCGGCTACACCATCGCCATCTTCCCCGGCGATGTCGCCGAACCGGCCAGCGCCGACGCCCTGGTGCGCGCCGTGGAGGCCGAGCTGGGCCCGGTGGAGATCCTGGTCAACAACGCCGGCATCACCCGCGACACCACCTTCCACCGCATGCGCGTGGACCAGTGGCACGATGTCATCAACACCAACCTCAATTCGGTGTTCAACGTCACCCGCCCGGTCATCGAGGGCATGCGCCGCCGCGGCTGGGGCCGGGTCATCCAGATCAGCTCGATCAATGGCCTGAAGGGCCAGTACGGCCAGGCCAACTACGCCGCGGCCAAGGCCGGCATGCACGGGTTCACGATCTCCCTGGCACGTGAGAACGCGGGCTTCGGCATCACCGTCAACACCATTTCCCCCGGCTACGTGGCCACCGACATGGTGATGGCGGTACCGGAGGAAGTACGCGCCAAGATCATCGCCGACATTCCCACCGGCCGCCTCGGCAAGCCGGAGGAAATCGCCTACGGCGTATCGTTCCTGGTGGCCGACGAAGCCGCCTGGATCACCGGCAGCAACCTGGACATCAACGGCGGCCACCACATGGGCTGGTAA